The Nocardia sp. NBC_01503 sequence AGTGAGGTCGCCGCCTCGGTGATCAGCGTCGGCTGTTCCTTCTCACCCCGGAAGAACCCCTGGGGTTTGCGCTCCGGCATGGGAATCGAACCGGGAGGAAGGAATTCGACCTCGGGGCGATCCGGGCCGCCCTCGGGATCGGCTGGTGAATCGCCGTCACGCTGCATACCTCGAGTCTTGCACTACCGCCTGTCGAATGCACACGCCGGTTGCCTCCCGCGAGCGGCCTGGCATCATGGATGGGTGAGCGCAGACACCCTGGTACGTCCGGAAACGACCACCGACGAGTCGACCGACAGCGACATCCCCAAGGTCTTCCACTATGTGAAGAAGAACAAGATCGCCGAAAGCGCCGTCATGGGCACCTTCGTGCAGGCCCTGTGCGGCGAGGTCTTCCCCGTCACCCGCTCTCCCAAGCCCGGCTCCCCGGTCTGCGAGGAGTGCAAGCGGGTGTACGAGATGATGAAGAAGGAATGAGCTAGGACCTGGAGTCCGCCGGTTTCCGAGCCGAAACCGGCCCGAACGGATTACCGTTCGGGCCGGAAGCTGGAGGGTTCGGCGAAGATGGCATGGTTGAGAAGCGTTGCGGTGAAACGTAATTCGTCATTGTCGAGATAGCCCTTCGCCTTGGCGATCACCGCGGCCACGCCGCCGTAATCCACGACGTAGCGCTTGGCCTGTT is a genomic window containing:
- a CDS encoding DUF3039 domain-containing protein, which produces MSADTLVRPETTTDESTDSDIPKVFHYVKKNKIAESAVMGTFVQALCGEVFPVTRSPKPGSPVCEECKRVYEMMKKE
- a CDS encoding alkyl sulfatase dimerization domain-containing protein, giving the protein MQGRGRATVSHNVKAIYQRYMGWFDGNPAHLWEHPPIEQAKRYVVDYGGVAAVIAKAKGYLDNDELRFTATLLNHAIFAEPSSFRPER